From one Streptomyces sp. NBC_01478 genomic stretch:
- a CDS encoding SCO1417 family MocR-like transcription factor codes for MAQWTSAMGAAQLARLLNSQQDRPAGPGTRRPPAYRALADGIRLLVLEGRVPVAARLPAERELALALSVSRTTVAAAYEALRSEGFLESRRGAGSWTAVPAGNPLPARGLEPLPPEALGSVIDLGCAALHAPEPWLTRAVQGALEELPPYAHTHGDYPAGLPALRAMIAERYTLRGIPTMPEQIMVTTGAMGAIDAICHLFAGRGERVAVESPSYANILQLMREAGARLVPVAMAEGLSGWDMDRWRQVLRDAAPRLAYVVADFHNPTGALADDDQRRQLVDAARSAGTVLVADETMTELWLDDDVEMPRPVCGFDPAGSTVITVGSASKAFWAGMRIGWVRAAPDVIRSLVAARAYADLGTPVLEQLAVNWLFSTGGWEQAVDIRRAQARENRDALVAAVRRELPAWEFEVPKGGLTLWVRTGGLSGSRLAEMGERVGVRVPSGPRFGVDGAFEGYVRLPFTVGGAVADEAAVRLAAAARLVENGVSGGGGESPRTFVA; via the coding sequence ATGGCGCAGTGGACCTCGGCGATGGGCGCCGCACAGCTCGCCCGGCTGCTCAACTCCCAGCAGGACAGGCCGGCCGGGCCCGGCACCCGCCGACCGCCCGCCTATCGCGCGCTCGCGGACGGCATCCGGCTGCTCGTGCTGGAGGGGCGCGTCCCGGTGGCCGCCCGGCTGCCCGCCGAGCGGGAACTGGCCCTCGCGCTGTCCGTCAGCCGGACCACGGTCGCCGCCGCCTACGAGGCGCTGCGCTCCGAAGGGTTCCTGGAGTCCCGGCGCGGGGCCGGCAGTTGGACCGCCGTACCGGCCGGAAACCCGCTCCCCGCGCGCGGGCTGGAGCCGTTGCCCCCGGAGGCCCTCGGTTCGGTGATCGACCTCGGCTGCGCCGCCCTGCACGCGCCCGAACCGTGGCTCACCCGGGCCGTCCAGGGCGCCCTGGAGGAGCTGCCGCCGTACGCCCACACGCACGGCGACTACCCGGCGGGGCTGCCCGCGCTGCGCGCGATGATCGCCGAGCGGTACACCCTGCGCGGGATTCCGACCATGCCCGAGCAGATCATGGTGACGACCGGTGCGATGGGCGCCATCGACGCCATCTGCCATCTCTTCGCGGGGCGCGGCGAGCGGGTCGCCGTGGAGTCGCCCTCGTACGCCAACATCCTTCAGCTGATGCGCGAGGCGGGTGCCCGGCTGGTGCCCGTGGCGATGGCCGAGGGGCTCTCCGGCTGGGACATGGACCGCTGGCGGCAGGTGCTGCGGGACGCGGCGCCCCGGCTCGCGTACGTCGTCGCCGACTTCCACAACCCGACCGGCGCCCTCGCCGACGACGACCAGCGGCGGCAACTCGTGGACGCGGCCCGCTCGGCCGGCACGGTGCTCGTCGCCGACGAGACGATGACCGAGCTGTGGCTGGACGACGACGTCGAGATGCCGCGCCCTGTCTGCGGCTTCGACCCGGCCGGTTCGACGGTGATCACCGTCGGTTCCGCCAGCAAGGCCTTCTGGGCGGGCATGCGCATCGGCTGGGTCCGCGCGGCACCCGATGTCATCCGCAGCCTGGTCGCCGCCCGCGCCTATGCCGACCTCGGCACTCCGGTGTTGGAACAGCTCGCCGTCAACTGGCTGTTCAGCACCGGGGGTTGGGAACAGGCGGTCGACATCCGCCGCGCCCAGGCCCGGGAGAACCGGGACGCGCTGGTCGCGGCGGTGCGGCGGGAGCTGCCCGCCTGGGAGTTCGAGGTGCCCAAGGGCGGACTCACGCTGTGGGTGCGCACGGGCGGGCTGTCGGGCTCACGGCTCGCCGAGATGGGGGAGCGCGTGGGGGTACGGGTGCCGTCCGGGCCGCGGTTCGGCGTCGACGGGGCCTTCGAGGGGTATGTGCGGCTGCCGTTCACCGTGGGAGGCGCGGTGGCCGACGAGGCGGCCGTACGGCTGGCCGCGGCGGCTCGGCTGGTGGAGAACGGGGTCAGCGGGGGCGGCGGCGAGTCGCCGCGGACGTTCGTGGCGTAG